The Pelotomaculum isophthalicicum JI genome has a window encoding:
- the glf gene encoding UDP-galactopyranose mutase translates to MFDIIVIGCGFAGAVAARKFAEEKNKKVLLLEKRSHIAGNMYEDMDINGIYVHRYGPHIFHTNLDYVFEYLKRFSDWFSYEHRVLGRIDGQLVPIPFNFTSIEKLFSEEKADIIKKRLIEIFLDRQVISVMEIMNNSDEIIKELGQYIFEKVFINYTAKQWGIPIEQVDGSVISRVPVVLGYDDRYFQDKIQVMPKYGYTKLFEKILNHPNITIKLNCNAAKKIKIIDKNVYFDGEIYRKPIIYTGAVDDLLNYKYGELPYRSLDLVFERYDVTNFQPCAVVNYPNEEDYTRITEFKYLTGQVVNGKTTILKEYPLHYNIMAEKGNIPYYPIINERNLKRYEMYKADIERTGNIFLCGRLAEYKYYNMDAVVDRAIKIAEEVDV, encoded by the coding sequence ATGTTTGACATTATAGTTATCGGTTGTGGTTTTGCAGGTGCTGTTGCTGCCCGAAAATTTGCTGAGGAGAAAAACAAAAAAGTATTATTACTTGAAAAGAGGTCCCATATAGCAGGTAATATGTATGAGGATATGGATATAAATGGCATATATGTTCATCGTTATGGACCACACATTTTTCATACAAATTTAGATTATGTTTTTGAATACCTGAAACGCTTTTCAGATTGGTTTTCCTATGAACATAGAGTCTTAGGCAGAATTGATGGACAATTGGTTCCAATACCATTTAACTTCACATCAATCGAAAAACTATTTTCAGAAGAAAAAGCGGATATAATTAAAAAAAGACTTATAGAAATCTTTTTGGATAGACAGGTAATATCAGTCATGGAAATTATGAATAACTCAGACGAAATTATAAAAGAGCTTGGACAATATATTTTTGAAAAAGTTTTTATTAACTATACTGCAAAGCAATGGGGTATTCCTATTGAGCAAGTTGATGGGTCGGTCATTAGCAGAGTACCAGTTGTTTTGGGTTATGATGATAGATATTTTCAAGACAAAATACAGGTTATGCCAAAATATGGTTACACGAAACTATTTGAGAAAATTCTAAATCACCCTAATATAACAATTAAACTAAACTGTAATGCAGCAAAAAAAATAAAAATTATTGATAAAAATGTTTATTTTGACGGTGAGATATATAGAAAACCTATTATTTACACAGGTGCTGTGGACGATTTACTAAATTATAAATACGGTGAATTGCCATATCGTTCATTAGATTTGGTTTTTGAACGATATGATGTAACAAATTTTCAGCCTTGTGCAGTTGTTAATTATCCCAATGAGGAAGATTACACAAGAATAACTGAATTTAAATATTTAACCGGTCAAGTAGTAAACGGAAAAACAACAATTTTAAAAGAATATCCACTGCATTACAATATAATGGCCGAAAAGGGCAATATTCCATATTATCCAATTATTAATGAGCGGAACTTAAAACGATATGAAATGTATAAGGCAGATATAGAAAGGACTGGTAATATTTTCCTTTGTGGGAGACTTGCTGAATATAAGTATTATAATATGGATGCAGTTGTTGATAGAGCAATAAAAATAGCTGAAGAGGTAGATGTATAA
- a CDS encoding tetratricopeptide repeat protein, giving the protein MEASVIQITAFLLLGLIYFIVGYCLIIPLQIQNLTSKLFWSLVLGFAGAPLFIGIIGLSTTSSLKISMIVALLIIIIITFANKNKYKTIFKEEHEMKGLISLNIAIPFNIWVIAFIGSLIVYAPYLIGSLEITAGNGHIFMGTNVFDFEKHVAIVTSLMANGMPAFHYAAPGVPLQYYTGYYIAPACLASLFPRAVIQMVVAQFVWGGIIYVILCYYLVSEIFKENKWRILSFLLFLSGLSIGISFYGWDSYIANSFLGILFRVPNHLFPVFAALLWLPQHIVPAIYALYILVRPFAFHHSRKYFFMISIMLAFIVSSSFFVALFLLPAFVIGLLIRYFESLSREDVLVKKAVVKQWFTYVLVFGVLQLVFILPHYVNTINAFIQGGSPVGNVTSITDNIFHNIGFIVDTCGVSVAILPLSILLIKKKEWFPLLSFCFLAIMASLLSNFASDTLHKSLNILQVSLPILFVLILKEMWARSTCNNFVKVAILLTLINAVLSLAFGIGSSASIAGVKYTPKISIEERDLFHWVLKNTKATDVVSMLEDERTVFESLLGRTAYASGKDYFPRLQDINADNIKLARYKAISDNNLIGIIASDYIYLPKMPSGYGVNKVQQKKYKENIQRLEMLGFNIVYENNSGLVAKNIWTYDKDYYKYISMNSNLPFKNEMTDISSARKHVMQLVDNLNYNEAKKILLQLINKYPDDKDMHYYLAFCLHVTEESLDEALLHYNKALELDFSEFWVRYNRGALYLKLDDKIRARDDLSRAILLNPEHKGAQELLRSINISNQ; this is encoded by the coding sequence ATGGAAGCATCAGTAATTCAAATTACTGCATTTTTGCTTCTTGGTCTTATTTATTTTATTGTGGGATATTGTTTAATAATCCCTTTGCAAATACAAAATCTTACGAGTAAGTTATTTTGGTCTTTAGTGCTAGGTTTTGCTGGTGCACCGTTATTTATTGGAATAATAGGACTGTCTACGACATCAAGCCTTAAGATTTCAATGATAGTTGCTTTGCTAATTATTATAATAATTACATTTGCCAATAAAAATAAATATAAAACAATTTTTAAAGAAGAGCATGAAATGAAGGGATTAATTTCATTAAATATTGCTATCCCATTTAATATATGGGTTATTGCATTTATTGGATCATTAATTGTCTATGCTCCATATCTCATTGGTTCATTAGAAATTACTGCTGGTAATGGGCATATATTCATGGGGACAAATGTATTTGATTTTGAAAAACATGTAGCGATAGTTACTAGTCTTATGGCTAATGGGATGCCTGCATTTCACTATGCTGCTCCTGGAGTACCGCTTCAGTATTACACCGGGTACTATATAGCTCCAGCCTGCCTTGCTTCGTTATTCCCAAGAGCCGTAATACAGATGGTGGTTGCTCAATTTGTTTGGGGTGGCATTATTTATGTTATTCTTTGTTATTATCTTGTTAGTGAAATTTTTAAAGAGAACAAATGGAGAATTCTATCCTTCTTATTATTTCTATCTGGACTCTCAATTGGGATTAGCTTTTATGGATGGGATAGTTATATTGCCAACTCGTTTTTGGGTATCCTATTCAGAGTGCCGAACCATCTTTTTCCTGTTTTTGCTGCTTTATTGTGGCTACCTCAACATATAGTCCCTGCAATATATGCGTTATATATCCTTGTTAGACCATTTGCTTTTCATCATTCGAGAAAATATTTTTTTATGATATCTATCATGTTAGCCTTTATAGTTTCAAGTAGCTTTTTTGTGGCACTTTTCTTGTTACCCGCATTTGTAATTGGGTTGTTAATTAGGTATTTTGAGTCGTTGAGTCGTGAAGATGTTTTAGTTAAAAAGGCCGTAGTTAAACAATGGTTTACTTATGTTCTTGTATTTGGGGTGCTTCAATTAGTATTCATATTGCCACATTATGTTAATACGATCAATGCATTTATCCAGGGTGGAAGTCCAGTAGGTAATGTGACAAGTATAACTGATAATATTTTTCATAATATTGGTTTTATAGTGGACACATGTGGAGTATCAGTAGCAATTTTACCTTTATCAATTCTTCTTATAAAGAAAAAAGAATGGTTTCCCTTATTATCTTTTTGTTTTCTTGCAATAATGGCAAGTTTATTGTCTAATTTTGCTTCTGACACCTTGCATAAATCTCTTAATATCCTACAGGTAAGCTTACCTATTCTATTTGTATTAATTTTAAAAGAAATGTGGGCTAGGAGTACTTGCAATAATTTTGTTAAGGTAGCTATATTATTAACTTTAATTAATGCAGTATTGTCATTAGCTTTTGGTATTGGTAGTTCAGCAAGTATCGCGGGAGTGAAATATACACCGAAAATTTCAATTGAAGAGCGGGATTTATTTCATTGGGTACTTAAAAATACAAAAGCAACTGATGTTGTTTCAATGTTAGAGGATGAACGAACTGTATTTGAAAGTTTGCTGGGTAGGACTGCGTACGCCTCTGGTAAAGATTATTTTCCCAGATTACAAGATATAAACGCAGATAATATAAAGTTAGCCAGATATAAGGCTATAAGTGATAATAACTTAATTGGCATTATAGCTTCTGATTATATATATCTTCCTAAAATGCCCAGTGGTTATGGGGTAAATAAAGTTCAACAAAAAAAATATAAAGAGAATATTCAAAGATTAGAAATGCTTGGCTTTAATATAGTATATGAAAATAATAGTGGTTTAGTAGCCAAAAATATATGGACTTATGATAAAGACTATTACAAATATATCAGTATGAATTCAAACCTGCCTTTTAAGAATGAAATGACTGACATTTCCTCTGCAAGGAAACATGTTATGCAATTAGTCGATAATTTAAATTATAACGAAGCTAAAAAGATACTTTTACAATTAATAAATAAATATCCTGACGATAAAGATATGCATTATTATCTTGCTTTTTGTTTACATGTTACTGAAGAAAGTTTAGATGAGGCATTGCTACATTATAATAAAGCACTAGAATTAGATTTTTCTGAGTTTTGGGTTCGGTATAATCGTGGCGCATTATATTTAAAATTAGATGACAAAATACGAGCTAGGGATGATTTATCAAGAGCTATTTTATTAAATCCTGAACATAAAGGGGCACAGGAGTTATTAAGGAGCATAAATATCTCAAATCAATGA
- a CDS encoding D-sedoheptulose-7-phosphate isomerase — MKQVATAQQVISTLDVEFVKHIEEAVKLVVRCLKSNGGLYLVGNGGSAADAQHWAGELVGRFMLEREPLRACALTTNTSILTALVNDYPPEYVFARQMKAMARQGDVLIAISTSGNSPNIIYAIDIAREIGCQVIGFTGKNGGRMNGICDVLIKAPSDSTPRIQEVHLLAGHMLCAGVERIIFGI, encoded by the coding sequence TTGAAACAGGTTGCAACGGCTCAACAAGTGATATCTACGCTCGACGTGGAATTTGTTAAACATATTGAAGAGGCTGTAAAGCTTGTTGTACGTTGTTTGAAAAGTAATGGGGGATTATATTTGGTAGGTAACGGTGGTTCGGCCGCTGATGCTCAGCATTGGGCTGGTGAACTGGTTGGAAGGTTCATGCTTGAAAGAGAACCTTTAAGGGCATGTGCTCTTACCACTAACACGTCAATCTTAACGGCGCTGGTAAATGATTACCCGCCAGAATATGTTTTTGCCCGGCAAATGAAGGCTATGGCAAGACAAGGTGATGTTTTAATAGCTATTAGTACTTCAGGCAACTCACCTAATATTATATATGCCATAGATATTGCACGCGAAATTGGGTGTCAGGTAATTGGATTTACAGGTAAGAATGGTGGCAGGATGAACGGAATATGTGATGTGTTAATAAAAGCACCGTCAGACAGTACGCCACGCATTCAAGAGGTGCACCTCCTAGCAGGCCACATGCTTTGTGCTGGTGTCGAGAGGATAATATTTGGTATATGA
- a CDS encoding glycosyltransferase, with the protein MSSKLKILGVSDVSVGYGSPQILSFMKSLSEYIGHAESVLLEPDQPEKPPVENLIAEINVKRIYTTFHPHSSPGRVEYISNSTKKINKFKPDILVIFCTYSLPVLLKISYRPRYVIYYAIESTSAYGMFDIELNRRIDKLVDLIIYPEENRAKRDIELRGYKNIPSVILYNCANHDYEFSPLPSDQRNGRILYAGTIDRDLTFADYYLNNKVQDYPIDLYGLIGGDNQQILTESFFKLCGAERYLGYVENIVLARLRKNYAYSIVMWNPINDNFLYAAPNKFFESIFDCVPPIVAPHPQCKELVNRYKCGIVMDRWDYDSFCRSIEQALRIYGTLEYETMVGNCRKAIVKELNWEKQFEKIERFLRI; encoded by the coding sequence ATGAGTTCAAAATTAAAAATACTTGGCGTGTCCGATGTTAGCGTAGGTTACGGAAGTCCACAGATTCTTTCTTTCATGAAATCCCTTAGTGAATATATCGGACATGCTGAGAGTGTCCTGTTGGAACCGGATCAACCAGAGAAACCGCCAGTGGAAAATCTTATCGCAGAAATTAATGTAAAGAGAATTTATACCACATTTCACCCTCATAGCAGTCCCGGCAGGGTAGAATATATCAGTAATTCTACAAAAAAAATTAATAAGTTTAAGCCGGATATATTGGTTATATTTTGCACCTATAGTCTGCCTGTTTTATTGAAAATATCTTACAGGCCCCGTTATGTGATATATTATGCCATTGAATCTACCTCGGCTTATGGCATGTTTGATATTGAATTAAACCGCCGTATTGATAAACTGGTGGACCTTATTATTTATCCTGAGGAGAACCGGGCCAAAAGGGACATTGAATTACGTGGGTATAAAAATATCCCATCTGTTATCTTGTATAACTGTGCTAATCACGATTATGAATTCAGTCCCTTACCTTCCGATCAGAGAAATGGTAGGATATTATATGCTGGCACAATTGATCGGGATCTAACTTTTGCCGATTATTACTTAAATAATAAAGTACAAGATTATCCCATCGATCTATATGGTTTAATTGGTGGTGACAATCAACAAATTTTAACTGAAAGCTTTTTTAAACTCTGTGGTGCCGAACGTTATCTGGGATATGTTGAAAACATTGTATTAGCAAGGTTACGTAAGAATTATGCCTATAGTATAGTTATGTGGAATCCTATTAATGATAATTTTCTATATGCAGCGCCAAATAAGTTTTTTGAATCAATTTTTGACTGTGTGCCTCCTATAGTTGCTCCACATCCTCAATGCAAGGAATTAGTCAATCGTTATAAGTGTGGTATTGTTATGGATAGGTGGGATTATGATTCCTTTTGCCGTTCTATTGAACAGGCGTTACGAATTTATGGCACACTTGAGTACGAAACAATGGTAGGTAATTGCCGGAAAGCGATAGTAAAGGAATTAAATTGGGAGAAGCAGTTTGAAAAAATAGAACGATTTTTAAGAATTTAA
- a CDS encoding FkbM family methyltransferase gives MHSSNINGMDMIVPKTFEGVLPVSPNRQRFDFEPYAFIGFKLSKILGGIVFDIGASYGVMTTLLARLVGEEGQVHSFEANADVIEKEKEIVMVNNLEDIVLLNNIFVGDKTDIEVEFYAIPGYKSVASTGNASIINKYPDAEKRKIQTVKIDDYCIRKNVFPDLIKIDIEGAEYIAVLGMTNLLSCKGPDIVIETHGEGIKGIGGSLNELVELLDSYGYCFLDLKTGKVVDGEIYSKEYKKKIRYILASKKIKNDEYRKHVIHVSGYEINELAERERQKSLISEARKLIDNSQFNNAELILNKIVQRDENNAEAFYLLAFCMHMNNKGSEDVIKLYNKSLEMGFNEFWIRYNRGSFYFNTGNYKDAKEDLLRALQLDPNHPGVKNILNSLEEVSKCLSSY, from the coding sequence TTGCATAGTTCAAATATTAATGGTATGGATATGATTGTACCAAAGACATTTGAGGGGGTACTACCTGTATCCCCCAATAGACAGAGATTTGATTTCGAGCCTTATGCATTCATAGGATTTAAGTTGTCAAAAATATTAGGTGGAATCGTTTTTGATATTGGGGCATCTTATGGGGTAATGACAACATTGTTAGCAAGATTAGTAGGTGAAGAAGGACAAGTCCATTCATTTGAGGCCAATGCGGATGTTATTGAAAAAGAAAAAGAAATAGTTATGGTTAATAATTTAGAAGATATTGTTTTATTAAATAATATTTTTGTAGGAGATAAGACAGATATAGAGGTCGAATTTTATGCTATACCTGGATATAAAAGTGTAGCTTCAACGGGTAATGCTAGTATTATCAATAAATACCCGGATGCTGAAAAAAGAAAAATTCAGACAGTAAAAATTGACGACTATTGCATAAGGAAAAATGTATTCCCAGATCTTATAAAAATTGATATAGAAGGTGCAGAGTATATAGCTGTTTTAGGAATGACTAACTTATTATCCTGTAAAGGACCAGATATTGTAATTGAGACACATGGGGAAGGCATTAAAGGCATTGGTGGTAGTTTAAATGAACTTGTTGAATTATTAGATAGTTATGGATATTGTTTTTTGGATTTAAAAACTGGAAAAGTAGTAGATGGAGAGATATATTCTAAAGAATACAAGAAGAAAATTCGTTATATCCTAGCAAGTAAAAAGATTAAAAATGATGAATATCGAAAACATGTTATACATGTTTCAGGATACGAAATAAATGAATTAGCGGAGAGAGAAAGGCAAAAATCTCTAATATCTGAGGCAAGGAAACTGATTGATAATAGCCAGTTTAACAACGCTGAGTTAATATTAAATAAAATTGTACAAAGAGATGAAAATAACGCTGAGGCATTTTACCTACTTGCTTTTTGTATGCATATGAATAATAAAGGTTCTGAAGATGTAATTAAATTATATAATAAGTCACTAGAAATGGGATTTAATGAGTTCTGGATTAGATATAACAGAGGTTCATTTTATTTTAACACTGGGAATTATAAAGACGCCAAGGAGGATTTGTTAAGAGCCTTACAGTTAGACCCTAATCATCCAGGTGTAAAAAATATCTTAAATAGTTTAGAAGAGGTTTCTAAATGCCTAAGTTCATATTAA
- a CDS encoding NAD-dependent epimerase/dehydratase family protein, whose amino-acid sequence MTTKILVTGGAGYLGSVIVPVLLAEGYEVKVLDNFMFKQNSLLECCANEHFSVVRGDCRDKATMKEVMKNADIIIPLAALVGAPLCKIDPIATQTTNYDAIKLLLSLRSRGQAILYPCTNSGYGIGEKDKFCTEETPLKPISLYGVTKVESEKAILEAGNAISFRLATVFGTSPRMRVDLLVNDFVYRAVTDRVVVVFEGHFKRNYIHIRDVASAFLHGIKNFDRMKNEPYNVGLSDANLSKLELCAEIKKQIPGFIYMEAPIGEDPDKRDYIVSNEKIESTGFKPAHSLDKGIRELIKCYTIIRNARYSNV is encoded by the coding sequence ATGACGACAAAGATTCTTGTCACAGGGGGAGCCGGATATCTAGGCTCTGTAATCGTACCTGTACTTTTAGCTGAAGGATATGAAGTTAAGGTTCTAGATAATTTTATGTTCAAACAAAATAGTCTGCTGGAATGTTGCGCAAATGAACACTTTTCCGTGGTACGTGGCGATTGTCGCGATAAAGCTACAATGAAAGAGGTTATGAAGAATGCGGATATTATAATCCCACTGGCAGCTTTAGTAGGAGCACCCTTGTGTAAAATTGATCCTATTGCCACTCAGACTACTAATTATGACGCAATAAAATTATTACTATCCCTGCGTTCAAGAGGCCAGGCCATTTTATATCCATGTACCAATAGCGGCTACGGCATTGGTGAGAAAGACAAGTTCTGCACGGAAGAAACTCCCCTCAAGCCGATTTCACTGTACGGCGTCACTAAGGTTGAGTCGGAAAAAGCCATTCTTGAAGCTGGCAATGCTATTTCTTTCCGCCTGGCCACTGTTTTTGGGACTTCACCAAGGATGAGGGTGGACTTGCTGGTAAACGATTTCGTTTACCGCGCGGTAACCGATCGTGTGGTAGTTGTTTTTGAGGGCCACTTTAAGCGTAATTATATCCACATCAGAGACGTTGCCAGTGCATTCTTGCACGGTATTAAAAACTTTGATCGCATGAAAAATGAGCCGTATAATGTGGGTCTGAGCGATGCGAATCTTTCGAAGTTGGAGTTATGTGCGGAAATTAAAAAGCAAATACCTGGGTTTATATATATGGAGGCTCCCATCGGAGAAGATCCAGATAAAAGAGACTATATCGTATCCAATGAGAAAATAGAAAGTACCGGATTTAAGCCTGCACACTCATTGGACAAGGGAATCAGGGAATTAATAAAATGTTACACCATAATTAGAAATGCCAGATATTCAAATGTTTGA
- a CDS encoding GHMP kinase, producing MIIARAPVRVSFLGGATDYPEFFLKHGGAVIGTAIDKFAYIAVSKRIGQLFEYPIRVSYSKVEQVKSIDEIAHAPFRECLRRCEITEDVEINYFANLPAFTGLGSSSTFVVALLQALYAYRGRFIHGIDLAYDAIAMERNVLKENIGCQDQTFAAVGGFNLIEFRSERDIVVNRLPLSPARINEFQEHLMIFFTGVKRRADNIVKKQIDRMDDNKERLKKMLSLVDKGYNILTGNEPIEEFGRLLHLSWLEKKRLEDSISNSDIDFIYETGREAGAIGGKLLGAGAGGFVLLFVPPEKKEAVRERLKGYYELSFRINAPGCQIISNI from the coding sequence TTGATAATTGCAAGAGCACCTGTTAGGGTCAGTTTTTTGGGCGGTGCAACCGATTACCCGGAGTTTTTTCTCAAACACGGTGGGGCTGTTATCGGTACGGCCATTGACAAGTTTGCTTATATAGCAGTTAGTAAACGTATTGGTCAGTTGTTTGAATATCCGATAAGGGTTTCTTACAGCAAAGTTGAACAGGTAAAATCCATCGACGAAATTGCACATGCGCCTTTTCGCGAATGCCTGAGACGATGTGAAATTACTGAAGATGTAGAAATAAATTATTTTGCCAATCTGCCCGCGTTTACAGGTCTGGGCTCCTCGTCCACGTTTGTGGTGGCGTTGTTGCAAGCTCTTTATGCTTACCGAGGTCGGTTTATCCATGGTATAGACCTGGCTTACGATGCGATTGCCATGGAGCGGAATGTCTTAAAAGAAAATATCGGCTGCCAGGATCAGACCTTTGCCGCGGTGGGAGGGTTCAATCTTATCGAATTTCGCAGCGAGAGAGACATTGTGGTCAACCGGCTGCCACTGTCTCCCGCAAGGATAAATGAGTTTCAGGAGCATCTGATGATATTTTTTACGGGCGTAAAAAGGCGGGCAGACAATATTGTAAAAAAGCAAATTGATAGAATGGATGACAATAAGGAACGGCTCAAAAAAATGCTCTCCCTGGTGGATAAAGGTTATAACATATTGACGGGCAACGAGCCAATTGAGGAATTCGGCCGGCTGCTTCACCTTTCCTGGCTTGAGAAGAAAAGGCTGGAGGATTCCATATCAAACAGCGATATAGATTTTATCTACGAAACTGGTAGAGAGGCCGGCGCCATCGGCGGCAAGCTTTTAGGGGCGGGAGCCGGAGGTTTTGTCCTTTTATTTGTCCCTCCTGAAAAGAAGGAAGCCGTCAGAGAAAGGCTTAAAGGCTATTACGAGCTTTCGTTCCGGATTAACGCGCCCGGTTGCCAAATCATATCGAATATTTAA
- a CDS encoding sugar phosphate nucleotidyltransferase — translation MFEKKLDMQDTVVVVLAGGKGTRIRDLYPNVPKPFIPVNGKPFIEWVLFYFKQQGLRKAVISLGHNANVAEVYLTVRDKSDMELSYVIEDTALGTAGAFLFASKTVSEYEKFIITNGDSIVLADLQPALETLNREDTDVVIIGVHVDDATRYGSMVVDSDMRLLKFTEKTSGQGIINAGIYMIKKRIIDEFPPNLPLSFENEVFPYLLERGIIIKVHQCNAPFLDIGTKESIKLADDFIGRNFGKDVEF, via the coding sequence TTGTTTGAAAAAAAGTTAGATATGCAAGATACTGTGGTTGTTGTTTTAGCCGGTGGCAAAGGAACGAGGATCAGGGATCTTTACCCGAACGTCCCAAAACCCTTTATTCCGGTAAACGGAAAACCTTTCATCGAATGGGTTTTGTTTTACTTTAAACAGCAGGGGCTGAGAAAAGCTGTCATATCCCTTGGGCATAACGCCAATGTGGCTGAGGTTTATCTAACAGTCAGGGATAAAAGTGATATGGAACTATCCTATGTTATTGAGGACACTGCACTTGGCACTGCAGGTGCGTTCCTATTTGCATCAAAAACAGTATCCGAATATGAGAAATTTATTATAACCAATGGGGATTCTATTGTTTTAGCCGACTTGCAGCCAGCTCTGGAAACTTTGAATAGAGAGGATACAGATGTTGTTATTATAGGAGTACATGTTGATGATGCTACACGGTATGGATCAATGGTAGTTGATAGTGATATGCGCTTATTAAAGTTTACCGAAAAAACATCTGGCCAAGGAATAATCAATGCTGGCATCTACATGATAAAGAAAAGAATTATAGATGAATTTCCACCAAATTTACCTTTAAGTTTCGAAAATGAGGTATTCCCTTATTTGCTTGAAAGAGGAATCATTATAAAGGTCCACCAGTGCAACGCTCCTTTTCTAGATATTGGAACAAAAGAAAGTATTAAACTAGCTGATGATTTTATTGGTAGGAATTTTGGAAAGGATGTCGAATTTTGA
- a CDS encoding NAD-dependent epimerase/dehydratase family protein encodes MIYIIGGEGFIGSAVVRFCQKSMFEYRVISRQNYNNYIGSSCDILINSNGNSKKYLGKEDPVLDFKLSVLSVRESLKDFNFNKYLLFSSCDVYPDCSNPDLTDEDTAIDISKQSIYGFHKYLAEECVRHCAKDWMIIRFGGFVGPNLKKNPIHDILTGGPLWLDPGSQLQYLHTDEAAKIIFYLVDIGIKNEIINVCGNGLVKLSDVITLLGRDVPVKPGSPFVRYDVNINKLKKYCIVPNSQETVIKFIQEAVTGLNRGEAIV; translated from the coding sequence ATGATTTATATTATAGGTGGAGAAGGTTTTATCGGATCTGCAGTTGTCCGCTTTTGCCAGAAATCCATGTTCGAATATCGAGTCATTTCAAGGCAAAATTATAATAATTATATCGGTAGCTCATGTGACATTTTAATTAATTCGAATGGCAATTCAAAAAAATACTTAGGCAAAGAAGATCCGGTATTGGATTTTAAATTATCTGTTTTAAGCGTACGTGAATCTTTGAAGGATTTTAATTTTAATAAGTATCTGTTGTTTTCCTCATGCGATGTATATCCTGATTGTTCAAACCCAGATTTAACCGATGAAGATACAGCTATAGATATATCAAAACAGAGTATATACGGTTTTCATAAATACCTGGCGGAGGAATGTGTCAGACATTGCGCCAAGGATTGGATGATTATCAGGTTTGGCGGTTTTGTCGGGCCTAATTTAAAAAAGAACCCGATCCATGACATATTAACCGGCGGGCCATTGTGGCTTGACCCAGGCAGTCAATTGCAGTACTTACATACGGACGAGGCGGCGAAAATTATTTTTTATCTGGTTGATATCGGCATTAAAAACGAGATAATTAATGTATGCGGAAATGGGTTGGTTAAGCTTTCCGACGTGATTACTCTTTTAGGGAGAGATGTGCCGGTTAAGCCGGGCAGCCCCTTTGTAAGGTATGATGTAAATATTAATAAGCTGAAAAAATATTGCATAGTACCGAACTCTCAAGAAACAGTTATTAAGTTCATACAAGAAGCTGTGACTGGTTTGAATAGGGGAGAAGCAATTGTTTGA
- a CDS encoding ABC transporter ATP-binding protein, translating to MLLDVVNVSKKFILHECRGDRFSNLITSIIQAKKFKKDRQFWALKDVNITLEQGKSLGIIGKNGSGKSTLLKIINGTMLPTTGFININGTKSALIELGAGFNPDFPGRDNVFLSGMIMGMSKKEINQRFDEIIDFAEIKEFIDIPVKYYSSGMQARLGFSVAIAVKPDMLIVDEVLAVGDANFKEKCKNKIAKLQKEGVSILFVSHDISEVSNICQEAVWLEKGEIMQYGPTDEVVRAYKEFINQSA from the coding sequence TTGCTTCTTGATGTTGTAAATGTTAGTAAGAAATTTATACTTCATGAATGTAGGGGGGATAGATTTTCAAATCTTATCACTTCCATAATTCAAGCAAAGAAATTTAAAAAGGATAGGCAATTTTGGGCGTTGAAAGACGTAAATATTACTCTCGAACAAGGGAAAAGCCTTGGTATTATAGGTAAGAACGGGTCAGGAAAAAGCACCCTGCTAAAAATAATTAACGGAACAATGTTACCAACTACCGGTTTTATTAATATAAACGGGACAAAATCAGCATTAATCGAATTAGGTGCCGGATTTAATCCTGATTTTCCCGGGCGCGATAATGTATTTTTAAGCGGTATGATCATGGGAATGTCAAAAAAAGAGATAAATCAAAGATTCGATGAAATAATTGATTTTGCGGAAATAAAGGAATTTATAGATATTCCAGTGAAGTATTATTCGTCTGGTATGCAGGCCAGGCTAGGTTTTTCTGTGGCAATAGCGGTTAAGCCTGATATGTTAATTGTAGATGAAGTGTTAGCAGTGGGTGACGCAAATTTTAAAGAAAAATGCAAGAATAAAATTGCTAAACTTCAAAAAGAAGGGGTAAGTATTTTATTTGTTTCCCATGATATTTCCGAGGTGAGCAATATTTGTCAAGAAGCGGTATGGCTAGAAAAAGGAGAGATTATGCAATACGGCCCAACTGATGAAGTAGTAAGAGCCTATAAAGAATTTATAAACCAGTCGGCTTAA